ACCCAGCCGCCGAGGTTGGTGCTGGAGCTGACGTCCGGGCTCACGGTGACGACGCGGGCGGCGGCCTCGGGCGCCTCGCGCGTGAGGTCGAGGAGGAGCCGGCCGAGGGCCGCCTGGGTGGTGGCGGTGCCCTTGGGGGTGCGGCCGATGTCGTCCGGCACCGGGGGCGGGGCCTGCGGCGCGGCGGCGGGCCGGCGCAGCCGCTTCGCGGTCTCGGCGCACAGGCGGGCGGCCGCCGATCCGTCCTCGAACCGGGCCCAGGGGGCGTCCGCGTCGGCGCCCAGCCGCGGCGCGAGCTCGGCGATCTGGTCGGCGGTGAGGAGGGACGAGTGGTTCTGCGGGTGGCCCTCGCTGGGCAGGCCGTGGCCCTTGACCGTGTACGCGAAGATCACGGTCGGCCTGGTGTCGTCGATGGCGTCGAACGCCTCGCCCAGGGTGCCGAGGTCGTGGCCGCCCAGGTTGCGCAGGGCCGCGAGGAGCGTGGCGTCGTCGAGCGTCGCGATCAGGCGGGCGACGGGCTCGCTGCCGCCGGGGAGGCGGTCGCGCAGTTCGCCGGCGTCGCAGCGCAGCAGGCGCTGGTACTCGGGGTTGGGCATCGCGTCGATGCGGGCGCGCAGGTCCTCGCCGCCGGGGCGCTCGAACAGCTCGGTCAGCAGCCGGCCGTACTTCAGCGTCAGCACCTGCCAGCCCGCGGCGGCGAACATGCCCTTCAGCCGGTGCGCGGCCAGGTACGGCACGACGCGGTCGAGGGACTGCCGGTTGAGGTCGACGATCCACACGACCTCGCCCAGTTCGGCCACGCCCGGGTCGAGGATCGCCTCCCAGACGGCACCCTCGTCCAGTTCGGCGTCGCCGACCAGGGAGTACTGCCGTCCGGCGGGCGCCCCCTCCACGTACCGGCGCGCGACCGCGCCCCAGATCGGCGCGGTGGCTCCGATGCCCACCGATCCGGTGGAGTAGTCGACCGGGTCGGGGTCCTTGGTCCGGCTCGGGTAGCTCTGCAGCCCGCCGAACTCGCGCAGGGTCGTCAGGTACCGCTCGTCGAGCTCGCCGAGCAGGTAGTTGATCGCGTGCAGGACGGGTGAGGCGTGCGGCTTGACCGAGACGCGGTCCCGCGGCCCGAGGTGGCGGAACCACAGCGCCGTCATGATCGACGCGATCGACGCCGAGGACGCCTGGTGGCCGCCCACCTTCAGCCCGGACGGGTTGGGCCGGACGCGGTTGGCGTGGTGCACGATGGCCGTGGACAGCCACAGCACCCGCCGCTCGACCTCTTCCAGCACATCGGACTGCGTGGCCGCCGCCACCGGATCGTTCATCGTCGGCTCCTTTGCCTCAGCGCCAGGGCGGGGTCAGGTCGACGGAGATCGACTGGATCTCCGTGACGGCCTCCGCGATGTAGCGGCCGCCCAGCCGGCCGTGACCGCTGTCGGTGCCCGGCGCACCGCCGAACGGCAGATGCAGCTCCCAGTAGTTGCTGGTGTCGTTGACGGTGACCTGTCCCGCGCGGAGCCGGCCGGCCACCGCCAGGGTACGGTCCAGATCGCGTCCGAAGACCGCCGAGCTCAGCCCGTACCGGCCGCGGTTCGCGGCGGCGAGGATCGCCTCGGTGTCGTCGGCGACCCGCAGCACCGGCGCCAGCGGGCCGAACGTCTCCTCGCCCAGGGCCGCGGCCTCCGCGTCCAGCCCGACCAGGACGGTGGGACGCCAGAACAGGTCCGTGGGGCGGTCCAGCAGGGGGGCGCCGCCGAACGCCGTCCGGCCGCCGCGGGCCAGGGCGTCGGCGACGTGCCGGGCCATCGTGTCGGCCACGCCGCGTGTGTGCACCGGCCCCATGGTGGTGCCCGCCTCGAAGGGCGACCCGACCACCTCGCGCCGGGCCTGGTCGACCAGGCGTTCCTCCAGTTCGGCCGCGACCGATTCGGCGGCGATGACGCGTCCCGCCGCCGAGCAGGACTGGCCCGAGTTGGCGAACGCGGCCGAGGCGATCGCCGGGGCTGCCCGGTCCAGGTCGGCGTCGGGCAGCACCACGATCGGCCCGTTGCCGCCCAGTTCCATCACCTGGGCCTTGCCCGCGGCGAGCCGGGCGATCTCGGCGCCCGCCTTCGAGCTGCCGGTGAACCCGACGCCGTTGACGGCGGGATGGGACACCAGGCGCTGCGCGGGGCCGAGGTCGGGGCCGGTGATCAGGTTGACCAGGCCGGGCGGGACGCCGGCGTCCTCGATGCAGTCGTAGAGCGCGCCCGCCACCGCCGCCATGGAGGGGGCCGGACGCCAGACGACAGCGTTGCCGCAGGCCAGCAGGGGTCCGAGGTACTCCACGGGGATGTTCACCGGGAAGTTGAAGGGGGTCATCACGGCGAACACGCCGCGCGGCTTGCGGGTCGTCAGCACGAGCTTGGCGCCGTCGCGCGCGGGGACGGTCTCGCCGCCGAGCCGTTTGGCCTCCTCGGCGGCGAGCCGGAAGCCGTCGGCGGCCAGCCGGATCTCGGCCTCGGCCTGGTCC
The sequence above is a segment of the Actinomadura coerulea genome. Coding sequences within it:
- a CDS encoding transketolase-like TK C-terminal-containing protein yields the protein MNDPVAAATQSDVLEEVERRVLWLSTAIVHHANRVRPNPSGLKVGGHQASSASIASIMTALWFRHLGPRDRVSVKPHASPVLHAINYLLGELDERYLTTLREFGGLQSYPSRTKDPDPVDYSTGSVGIGATAPIWGAVARRYVEGAPAGRQYSLVGDAELDEGAVWEAILDPGVAELGEVVWIVDLNRQSLDRVVPYLAAHRLKGMFAAAGWQVLTLKYGRLLTELFERPGGEDLRARIDAMPNPEYQRLLRCDAGELRDRLPGGSEPVARLIATLDDATLLAALRNLGGHDLGTLGEAFDAIDDTRPTVIFAYTVKGHGLPSEGHPQNHSSLLTADQIAELAPRLGADADAPWARFEDGSAAARLCAETAKRLRRPAAAPQAPPPVPDDIGRTPKGTATTQAALGRLLLDLTREAPEAAARVVTVSPDVSSSTNLGGWVNKVGVWSTSERRDWFADDGETILHWREGPAGQHIELGIAETNLVGLLGELGATWSRWDRPLLPIGVLYDPFVGRALEPWSFGIYAGGQSILIGTPSGVTLAPEGGAHQSIVTPSIGVEQPGCVAYEPAFALDTEWTLLASMARLGRPDGGSAYLRLSTRPVDQTLADVPADPAARERRRRQVVAGAYPLRRSARPAVTVAAMGALVPEALAAADRLEQAGVGTDVVCVTSPGLLFQALRSRQGQDDGPTWILDQAFPASRATPLVTVLDGHPHTLAFLGGVNNVPCTTLGVTAFGQSGSIEDVHRHHGIDTDSIIRAALDLHSP
- a CDS encoding aldehyde dehydrogenase family protein, which codes for MPDEVALRIGGRARAAHGEAVYDAVSPATGERFASVARAAESDVDAAVAAAAEAFEAHRQESAFTRADRCHRIAALVEERAATMARLLSLEHGKPVDQAEAEIRLAADGFRLAAEEAKRLGGETVPARDGAKLVLTTRKPRGVFAVMTPFNFPVNIPVEYLGPLLACGNAVVWRPAPSMAAVAGALYDCIEDAGVPPGLVNLITGPDLGPAQRLVSHPAVNGVGFTGSSKAGAEIARLAAGKAQVMELGGNGPIVVLPDADLDRAAPAIASAAFANSGQSCSAAGRVIAAESVAAELEERLVDQARREVVGSPFEAGTTMGPVHTRGVADTMARHVADALARGGRTAFGGAPLLDRPTDLFWRPTVLVGLDAEAAALGEETFGPLAPVLRVADDTEAILAAANRGRYGLSSAVFGRDLDRTLAVAGRLRAGQVTVNDTSNYWELHLPFGGAPGTDSGHGRLGGRYIAEAVTEIQSISVDLTPPWR